TGCGACGGGTGAACACGCAGCACGAACGTGTCTCGGTCACGGTGCACGGCAAACCATCGGCTGTGCTGATCGCTACCGACGACCTGCAGTCCCTCGAGGAGTCGATCGCGATCCTCTCCGACCCCGACACGATGCAGCGACTTGCCGCCTCCGACGCCGAGCTCGCACAAGGTGAAGGTGAATCTGAGGCCGAACTGGCTCAGGCGATGACCGAGCGCCGCAGGCGAAGTGCGTGACAGAAGGTCAAGTCCGCTACACGCTTGTCATCACACCCACCGCTCGGCGCCAGCTCGCCCAGAGACTGCCCGAAGCGGCGGCATTCGCTGCGCACGAGTTCATCGTCGGTGCCTTGCTCGACAATCCGCACCGACTCGGCAAACGACTCCACCCGCCGCTGAACGATCGCCATAGCGCACGCCGCGGCACCTACCGTGTGATCTACCGCATTGACGATGGGCAGCACACCGTCACGATCGTCGATATCGCTCACCGCCGTGACGTCTACCGCACCAAAGGCTGACCGAGGGGCCCAGTGACCAGATGGCCCCCAAGCGGATTCCCTTACGACGCCGTGAAGCCCCGGGGCGTCCGTCGTTCCTCAGGGATCGAGTGTGTCGCTGCTGACGCGCACCTCGGTGCGACGAGTGGCGCGGCGTCGCGCGTGCGCGTGCGCATCGCGCAGGAGTTCGAGGACCGTCGAGAGGGGCGCCGCGGCTGGGTTCACGACCGCGATCCATCCGAGCGCCCCATGGACCGGATGCGGCATGATCACGTCAGCCGCCGCGAAGTCTCGAGAGCTGAAGGTGCGCGGGCTCTGCCCGGTCAGCTCGTCGAACCTCGCTCGCCCGACGTGGATGTTCACCCTCCACCGGCCAGCGGGGTCGAGCTCCGACTGGGCGTCGTCGGGATAGTCCTTCGTCACGATCGTCGCGTAGGGCTGGACGTTGTGCGGCACCTGGCCATCGGGGGCGTAGTAGAAGAAGAAGTTGCCCCACGCGAGCTCGGGGAACTCGCTGCCCTCCTCGGGCGCGAGCACCAGGACCCCGTCGAGCGAGCGGACGACGTCGAGAATCTGTTCGATACTCATGGTTCAAGTGTCACCTTGAAGTGCTTACGGAGGGTTTGCGACGAACGACAACGCCCGGACGCCGGTCCAGCCGCTCACCACCGCAGGCGTGGCGGCAGCATCGGGCTACTCCGTCCAGCAGGTCCGTGACCTCGAACGGCTCGGCGCCATCCCACCTGCCAAGCGTTCCGCCAACGGCTACCGGCAGTTCACGGCCGAGCACCTGCTCGCTCTACGTG
The DNA window shown above is from Tessaracoccus defluvii and carries:
- a CDS encoding type II toxin-antitoxin system Phd/YefM family antitoxin: MTTVLSLAEVKTHLSELVRRVNTQHERVSVTVHGKPSAVLIATDDLQSLEESIAILSDPDTMQRLAASDAELAQGEGESEAELAQAMTERRRRSA
- a CDS encoding DUF6194 family protein, which gives rise to MSIEQILDVVRSLDGVLVLAPEEGSEFPELAWGNFFFYYAPDGQVPHNVQPYATIVTKDYPDDAQSELDPAGRWRVNIHVGRARFDELTGQSPRTFSSRDFAAADVIMPHPVHGALGWIAVVNPAAAPLSTVLELLRDAHAHARRRATRRTEVRVSSDTLDP
- a CDS encoding type II toxin-antitoxin system RelE family toxin, translating into MTEGQVRYTLVITPTARRQLAQRLPEAAAFAAHEFIVGALLDNPHRLGKRLHPPLNDRHSARRGTYRVIYRIDDGQHTVTIVDIAHRRDVYRTKG